Part of the Carassius auratus strain Wakin chromosome 8, ASM336829v1, whole genome shotgun sequence genome is shown below.
ATCGGCTAACGAAGCTGGACCGTATACATCTGGAGGCTCTTGACAATCTTAAAATTCTGCAGCTGAAGGGCAATCCCTGGAGATGTGACTGTCATCTGATAGGACTCAAACTATGGTTGGAGACATTTGTcttcaaaggtaaaaaaaaaaaaaaaaacaatggttgaATCCACAATAAagtgtttaataaatgaatgaatcaatcaatcaataattaataacttaaaaaacatcttaaaaattaagaattaaagtaattaagtttcataattttgaaaattccactgaaatatatttatattgttattattatatattattatcaaaaGCTAAAAGTTTAGCATGAGTGTCCAGTCTTGCCCTCTACCAGTGCCATCCTTTTCTAGGTAGGTGTGAATGAGTTAATTGTGTTTCTCACAATTGGATTGGCTGAACAGCTGACAAACAGTTTTAAGGCAGCTGACAACTGGGAGCAGACTCCAGATTTGGGGCACACCTGTTAGAGCTCCATGGATTTTCCCTCCAGTTGGCAGATCATGGAACATGTTTTTGCATCAGTCTCGCTTGAACTGCTGCTGTGAGTTTATTTGAAAAGTTGGAGCATGGGGTGACccgctgtttattttattttatttattttacttcatttatttatttattttttatttatttaatttgttgccGAACATGGTTCATTTTCAACGCCCCCCtaacaaaaatgttatatatagtatattgttTAATGCACAgattctgccaaaaaaaaaaaaaaaaacatcacacaatCAGTGTTTATTGCCTCATCACTAGGATGGTGGAATTTATTTCCATGACTTTGACTTACCGTCAATATAATCTTATGACACAAACCTACACTGTTTTGTTTAGATTTGAAAGTTCATGGCTTGCTCCACgaagagattaagaaaaaaaaaaaaaaagaagctattttcTGGTTACCAGCCCTAAGCTTTACATAAAGGCTTTTACATTTGTTAACCCTGTGCCATTTTAAACCCTGGGTAAACTAATTGAGGAAAATCTTTTCCAAGGGTATTAAAAATTAATCCTGGGCATTCTTAAGCTGGCATTTCAGACTTTACATTCCCCAGGTAAAGAATGGCACTAGGAAATTACATTTTCCTCTGCTCGGGGTTAAAAGCAGTTTTAGAACGATGAAACACAATGTAAGAAACAATATAATGAAGATGACCTCCATCTGTTAGCCATTTCAGATTCATCATTTTCTCTTGTTCTTAGGTGGAGTGGTCGACAGTGTCACATGTGTCCAGCCTCATCTCATGCTGGAGCGGGACCTCCGGCACATTCCCTACGAGCTTTTCCACTCCTGCATGATCACCAGCTACAGCTACCTGTTTGCTAACATCCATTACATGGACAACAAGCATCGCATGATCAGTGGGCAGCTCCATCCAAGCCCCAGATCACCATCTGGGAGTGATTTCAGCCCCCAAGGAGAAGCGATACTCCCTGAGTGTGAGCCCAAGCAGAGAGCCCGACCTGTGAACTACAGACGCGCCATAGCCACAGTGGTCATCACAGGAGTGGTTTGTGGAATTGTGTGTTTGATGATGTTGGCAGCAGCTGTCTATGGATGTGCGTATGCAGCAATTAATGCCAAGTATCAAAGGGAGCTGAAGAAGAAAGCGAAAGAGGCAGGTTCAGGAGAGGAGCAGGAAAAACATTGAAAGAGACGAGGACAAGGAGCCTCTGGAGTGACGCGAAAATCAGCATCACATGATGCACACGAAGCACAAATACACATCAGGGTTACGCTCAAGATTATCTACATACTGTTGTGTATCTACAAAGTTACTTTCAAGGCAAGTCAGTGTCCTTGGCAGACATACTGGCAATGCCCCTAGGGCAGCTATTGTTTCTAATTATGCAGATACAGCTCCTACCTAAAACGGGAAAGACGCAAAACtccaaaactattattattattattattattattattattatagcttcAATTAGGGAAGACAGTTGGCTCTTTGCCAGTCAAAACAAAGAGACATTCTGTTTTATAGGACATGTTTGTAGAGTTTTCAACCAGTTTTGTATTAGTAGTATATGTAAATTAGCAATGTGTACTCTTTCTCCATGTTATCTACGGCTAATGCACTATGGGTGCTGAAGTATCCCTACCTTTCGGACAAAAGGGAATGTCATAGCCCTTTTCTCTGTTTTCTTCAGTCATGTAGTGGTAAACACAAAAACAATGCCTTCCTAATTCATAAACAGCCAAGTTTTATTAAAAGCTATTTTTTCTAGCAGTGAATTATCCCCTTAATTGTCCAACACAATGCCACCAAATTGTAGCCAGCTCACATTTTATGGCCTGCTACAGATTTTAAACTTATTTGCCAAACTATctcatccatatatatatattttttttgttgttgtttttttttttttacattattttattttaattattatttttttctcagtactATGCAAATCTTTGTGAAATCATTGGAAAGAATGGGGAGGAGAATGATTTTGTAGTTGAGGCACAAAGTTCCTGATTTGTACTGCAAATGGccatcatcaacaacaaaaatctttAAATTGTGTGCAGCGTGACTAGATTTCATGTTTCAGGTGTACCCTTAAATCAACTGAACATACTGAGTGGTATTCATTTTTCTATATGTGGTCTGTCTCTTCTCCCTCGTATAGTCTCTGGTATCTATTATAACTTTTCATATTCTAAGACTAAAAACTGAGGTGGGACTTCCCTCCTGCTGTTTACACTATTGTAGCTCTATGGATAAAGCAACATTAATTCCCATTGAGCTTTAGTTAGGCCAGAGATTTAAGTGAACATATCAGCGTAAGTGTTTCAGTCCATCCTGTGTTACCTGTTTCCTCAGTTGTGTGACTGCCTAATGCTAATACAATTATTGTGCTTCCGCTCGTGACACAGAAATTACACAATCACACAGAATTTACACACAGCCATTAACAAGCAATTTTTACATTCTGACAAACTATTccttttaaaaggtttttatttacagTCTATTGCataatttaagataaaaatatgataaattatgACGAAAGGACTATTTCTATCACTCCATAATTACATCAGACAGATCGTTATCAGTGTGCTCCGTTATATAAGCATCCATGAGAATATACCGAATCTGATTGTGTACAGAGACAAACAGTGGATTAAGAGATTTGGAGCTCTACAGAAATGAGACGACAAGAAGGAAATAGTGATACAGATGTCTTATGATGGAGATTATGAGAGATTATGTAAACATGCATATGAAGGGTTTATCTGTCAGAAATGATCTATGTACGTTATGTAACATCAGAGCACCCAACCAAGTAATATATTGTACAATGGTAATGTTTACATGTCCTGTGAAGTACAACATgcaatacatgcaaaaaaaactcaaattattttaaatgacagtgctaaatctttctctctttctttctttctgtaatgATCATCAAGCAGTCTTTAagttaaaagtgttttaaaaagtacactgactattaatattattaaaaatacatcgGCCACACTAgaagtgcattaaaaaaattatatatatatattttttttttgtttgtttgtttttaataaagggAAAAGTAGCACATTCTTACACACTGGaacaatgtcatttttatttcagtgtaatgCTATGGCTGTCATCAAGCACAAATCATATTCAAGTtgtgattacaggaataaatccTTTAAACTAGCCTTTAAAACACACCAAGGACACACATGCCCCGGTTACACAAGAGAGACTTGTCATCAGTATGTCAGGCTGCATTAGTGTGTGCTGCAATGCGCTTGAGAAACTGAGCACTATCACATCTGAAGCAGTGTatcaacattataatatatatatatatatatatatatatatatatatatatatatatatatatatatatatatatatatatatatatatatatatatatatatattattttcaaatcaaatcaaccAACACTCATTGAGCTAGAAAGCTCAGTTTGTCATATATCTcttgtatatgtgtatgtgtttgtataaaaataaatattt
Proteins encoded:
- the lrtm1 gene encoding LOW QUALITY PROTEIN: leucine-rich repeat and transmembrane domain-containing protein 1 (The sequence of the model RefSeq protein was modified relative to this genomic sequence to represent the inferred CDS: deleted 1 base in 1 codon) — protein: MAGVVFVLSSLLLLQTVSSCPKECSCDTHAKVVDCRGRGLYDIPRKLHQDTLELYLQNNRLRGLGSMSFRETPQLQILDLANNSITTLSPSALLGLRSLKVLSLANNSIREVDRRLLVSIRNLTILDLSFNTIGGLPAAFADSFHFLTHLSLHYNRLTKLDRIHLEALDNLKILQLKGNPWRCDCHLIGLKLWLETFVFKGGVVDSVTCVQPHLMLERDLRHIPYELFHSCMITSYSYLFANIHYMDNKHRMISGQLHPSPRSPSGSDFSPQGEAILPECEPKQRARPVNYRRAIATVVITGVVCGIVCLMMLAAAVYGCAYAAINAKYQRELKKKAKEAGSGEEQKNIERDEDKEPLE